The Verrucomicrobiota bacterium DNA segment ACGCGCCGTCGCCGAGTCAAACTCATTATTGTACTTGATTTCCGTGGCCGTGGAACGCTGGAACTCGATGACCGCTGAGATGTAGTTGAACTCAGCCTGCACGAAATTGGTCTCGGCCGTGGTCAACTGGGTCTGGGCATTCAGCACGTCGAGCTGGGTGCCGGTACCGGCCGCCAGGCGTTCATTCGAGAGGCGCAGGGCTTCGCGGGCCTCCTCGATCGCCTTCTGGGTGCTGACGATGGTTTCCTGGGCGTTCCGCAGATTGCTGACCGCCGTGGCCACTTCGAGCTCGACCTGCCGCACGGCGTCATCAAAGGTGGCTTTGGCCTGTTCCAGGCTGGCGCGCGCCTCCTTCACATTTCCGTAAGTTCTGAAGCCGTCGAAAATGTTCCAGCTCCCGGACAGACCGAGGAACCAGCCTTCTCGTGTTTTGGTCAGCTGCGTTGAGCTCGGATCGTTACGTTGTTCGAGGCCCGCCTGGGCCGTGATGGTCGGCTGGAAGCCGGCCGCCTGGACCGTGACGTTTTCAACCCCCGCCAGAACGTTGGACCGCTGTACCTTGAGGAACGGGCGGTCGGCGCGCGCAATCGCCAGGGCCGAGGCCAGATCAAATTGGATCGGGGTGTAGGTCAGCATCCCGGCTACCGGCAAGGGTTCATCCGAGGCGTACTGCTGGTCTGCCGGGATGCCGAGCGTGCGCGCGAGCGTGAGCTGCGCGATGCGGTAGTTGTTGCGCGCGGTAATCAGGGACGGGATCTGGTTTTCGAGCTGGGTCTCGGCCTGAAGCACGTTGAACTGGGGGACCGTTCCAGCCTCGAATCGGCTGCGCTGGTCAGCCAGCTGGCTTTGCAGGAGGTTGACCGATTCTTCCTGGACCTGAATGAGCGCTCGGTCGAGGAGGATCTGGTCGAACTGGGTGCGAACGTTGGCGACCACCTGGTCAATGGTGTCGCGCAACTGGTAGTACGCCGCATCCTCGCTGATGCGCGCCTGGCGCCGGGCGGCGATGTCCGCTCCGCCGTTCCACAAGGTCTGCGAAACGTAAAGCTGCACCACCCAGCTGTCAGTCGTTCCGCTGATGGCGCTCGTGACGCCGCCGAAGAGCTGGTTCAGGGGTACGCTCGCGGTATTGGAAGTGGTCAGCGGGGTACCGGCCGGCAGATTGGCCGGCGCCGCAACCAGGTCGAGGTTTGAGGTCGAGGAAGTATTCCCGCCGCTCGTGTGCAGCAATGCCGGATCGGTCTTCGAATAGGTGCCGGTCATCGTCAACTGCGGCAGGAGCGTTGATTGCGCCACCAGCACGATGCCGCGCTGCCGTTTCAGTTCCTGAACCTGCTCCAGAATCGAAGGGTTTTGCCGGAGGGCCAGCTGCACCGCTTCATCGATGGCCAGCGGGTGGCTCCGATAGGTGATTCTCCCCGGGGCTTCTCCGGCACCGCAATTCCAAGCAAAGAAAATTCCTGCGGCAAAAACGGCGATAACGGGTCTCATGCTTTAGTGGGGGATATTTCGCAAAAGTCGGAAATCTTTCGATAAATTTCGATCCAGGTCTTACTTTCTTCCGGAGTTAGTCTGTCGCGCATCACCAGGCTGATCTTGTTGATCATGTCCTGGCGGATGCGTGCCACCAGATTCGAACCTTTGCGGGTGATCTTGACGATCACTTTACGACGGTCATCCTGCGCATGGGAACGCTGGACGTAGCCCAGTTTTTCCAGCCGATCGACCAGACCGGTGGCTGCCGCCGTCGTGTGCCCCATCCTGGCTGCGATCCCGGACATGGTCAGGAACTCATGCCGGACCAGGTACGTCAGCAGGAAAAACTGCGGAAACGAGACGCTGCCGCGTCCGAGTTCCTCTGAAAGTTGCAGGAGGAACCGACGCTGAAGCTTCATGGCGAGATCCGCCAATTCCTCCGCGTCCGCATGGAGACGATCGGTAGCGCCAGCCTCAGTCACGAGCATAAAGGACGAAATTTAAGGACGTTAACCTTTTGGATGCCCGAGTTAAACATAGCCTGCGCATTTTTCAACCGCCAGCCGAATCGGCTGCAAA contains these protein-coding regions:
- a CDS encoding TolC family protein, giving the protein MRPVIAVFAAGIFFAWNCGAGEAPGRITYRSHPLAIDEAVQLALRQNPSILEQVQELKRQRGIVLVAQSTLLPQLTMTGTYSKTDPALLHTSGGNTSSTSNLDLVAAPANLPAGTPLTTSNTASVPLNQLFGGVTSAISGTTDSWVVQLYVSQTLWNGGADIAARRQARISEDAAYYQLRDTIDQVVANVRTQFDQILLDRALIQVQEESVNLLQSQLADQRSRFEAGTVPQFNVLQAETQLENQIPSLITARNNYRIAQLTLARTLGIPADQQYASDEPLPVAGMLTYTPIQFDLASALAIARADRPFLKVQRSNVLAGVENVTVQAAGFQPTITAQAGLEQRNDPSSTQLTKTREGWFLGLSGSWNIFDGFRTYGNVKEARASLEQAKATFDDAVRQVELEVATAVSNLRNAQETIVSTQKAIEEAREALRLSNERLAAGTGTQLDVLNAQTQLTTAETNFVQAEFNYISAVIEFQRSTATEIKYNNEFDSATARPSTLTTGEASKAAKFRHDSPLDPDKPATAKAKRISLTPPAGKVDLRNND
- a CDS encoding MarR family transcriptional regulator: MLVTEAGATDRLHADAEELADLAMKLQRRFLLQLSEELGRGSVSFPQFFLLTYLVRHEFLTMSGIAARMGHTTAAATGLVDRLEKLGYVQRSHAQDDRRKVIVKITRKGSNLVARIRQDMINKISLVMRDRLTPEESKTWIEIYRKISDFCEISPTKA